The DNA window CACCGAAGAGCGACCCAGCGGGGCTGCCAAAGAGCGATTCATGCTCGGGCGACCCAGGGGCATCTCCGGTCGCCTCAGCACCGCTGCCGCTAGCGTGCCCTGGCCCTGCCGCCCCGTCAGTCGCGCCGTTGGTGAAGAAGCCGTTTACTCGCGGCTGGGTGTCGGCAGAGAGAGTGTCGCTTTTGAGCTcgacctcgcccgcctcggccggaATGGGTGCGCCGCTTGCCGGACGCAACTCAATGGCCGAAATCTGCCCTCCGATGCCCTCAAAACGGCGTTTGATGTGGCCGGTATCCAAATCCCAGTCCAACACGGTCTTGTCCCAGCTGCCGCTGAGTACGCTCCTCTCGTCGGGCGCCAGCCGCAGCACGCTGACGGCGTTGGTGTGTCCGCCGTCGCGTAGGCAGTGTATCCTCTTGCCCTCGTCGTAGCGCACGCTCTGCAGGTTGATGCCTCCGCTCTCGAGCCCGCTCAGGAGCCACAGGGCGCCACTGTGCACGGCCAGGCTGTAGACGGGCGACAGGATCCTATCCTCGGGGCGCGCGTTCGGCGGGGCCGGCTCCTCGTTCTCCCAGTAGCTCATCAGGACGCCGGCCTTCACGACGCTGTCGACGAATGGGTGCCGCTGCGCCACGGTGAGCGGCTGCTTCCCGTTGATGGTGTCCATGCCGTTGTACTTGCGGATGTAGCCGTCGGAGCCGCCCGTCAACCAGTAGCGGAGGTCGGGAGTAATGGCCATGGCGTTGATGCTCGTCGCCTGGGGCGCGGCCATGGTGGGTACGATGTCGTAGATGGAGGCGTCGATGTACTCCTGGCGGAGGACCGGGCGCCATCGAGATGCGGTCAGCGGTGTCGTGGGTGCGGCCGTGGTGTTTGTCCCGGTTGCTGCTTGACTGTCGCCGGCCGGTGCTTGCGAGTCGTCGAATGGCTCGGCTTCTGCGTCGGCCTCCTGTTCGCCTTCCTGTAGTTCGGGttcgggctcgggctcgtccTGTTCGTCCtggtcctcctcttcctcctcgttgTCCTCCTCAACCTCGTTCTCGGCCTGGAGGTCCTCTGCCTCCTCCATGAGCTCGTCCTGCTCGTTCTCCGAGCTTGCgtagtcgtcgtcgtccatgtTGAATGCGGGGAAGTCGGCCAAATTGAGCTCCCAACTGGTGCAGCAAGATGTTGTTGGTTGTCACCACCAGTGTTTGAACGATCGCAACTAAATGTCTGGTCCCGAAGCTCCTGTTAATTGGGAAGTTGGCGGTTCACCCAGCGTTGAGTGTTGGATTGGGTCACGCAGCCAAGGAAGCGGGTCAAGCTTGCATCTTGCGATGTGAAGGCGTAAAGTACCTACCGAGTGCAGATGACAGGATCCCTGACCCTGCTTGCATGCACAAAAAGATGGAACTACCCCGCAACCCCCACTTCTGCAGTGAGGTATGAGGGGCAGAGATCCGCTGTGACGGGATACTAGAGAGTCCCGCGCATTCACCAGGATGCCCTGAAGGTATCATGAGATGGTTCAGGCATGAACAAAATGACATAAAATGCTTCGGTTGCGCATTGCACGGAAGCATCATTCACAGCAGAGTGCGAGGCACTGATCGTTATTTGCTTCTGTTTATTGCTGTTGATATCCTCCATGGCAGGCTCTGTGATTTAAGCATCGGTGCCTCGCCAACCAAATTTGCTGATTTCCCTCCCTCCCAGCTCTCCGTGGGAGTCAAGCCGCCGAGATAACCAGCTGAAGAGACCATGGAAACCAGCTGACGGCGGCCAATATAACTGAAAGTGCAGAATCTGcaggccggcccaccgaCCATCAACTGTGGACATAAGGCAGCCCGGCGCAAGGGGCAAGCAGATAACAACCCGAGATAACGTATAACTGGTTTTCTGACCAAAGTCTTTCCTCTAAGACAGAGGCATTGCCGCGTTGATCATATGAAGGGCTGACCGACGCATAAATTCCTCCAGCTTCTGCTTGCCCTCTGGGCTGTCTCCCAACTTAGCCTGTGGGCCATGCTCTGGGCATGAGGAACAGGTGCAGCGTGACTGTCGCGGCTTGCCAACCTCTGGCAAGTCCGAACAGGCCGATTGAGAGCCGCGGGTGCGAGGTGACGGCGACGGTGGCAGAGGCTCACCGTGTTTCTCTGCAAGCTTCTCAGCTGAGCAAGCCACAAGCGGGTCTGCCATGTCGCCCACAGAAGGCACAGCTGTGGTCTCGGAACTCGAACGATCGGCCAGAAAAGCGGCAGCACGGCACTCGTCCCTCGATGGCGTGGCGTTGCGAGGCGCCTTGGTGACGATATCGTCAGGCGGGATGGGAGGAGCGCGATCGTCCGCCTCCTAGTCTGTGCCGTTACCTGACACGCCCCCTCTCCAGAGCCCGTAAAATCCTTCGCAATTTTTCCACATCTTGATCGTGCCATCCTCTGATCCTGTCGCGTAGAGATTTCCGTCGGGCGAAAACGCGATCGACCAAATGGGGCCGTGATGACCCTTGTGCACGTCAAGCTCCTTGCCGTCTTCCCAGTCGTAGACCCGTGCCCAGGTGCCCGGCTCCTCCCCAACGACAAACTTCCTGCCCTTGAGGTCAAGACCGACGCTCGCGATCCCATGGGGAAGCTTAATCTGCTTcagctcgtcctcgaccCTCGGCCCGCCCCAGAAATACGCCGTCTTCCCAGCAGCGACCGCCAAGACGGGAAGACCGCCACCAATGTCCGTCGGAGAGCTGTGCGTTGGTGCGAGGGACACCAGCTCGCAAGACTTGATCTCGCCCTCGAGCCTCACCTCACGGATGCAACGCCGACTGGGCAGGTCAAACCAGCGGAGTGTATCGCCGGAAGCAGTGATTATGACACTGGGATCCTGCGCCCAAACGATAAACTTGATGGCATCCTTGTGCACGCCCTCGCCGATCTCAAACGCTCGGGAAGCCTCGATCGTCAcaggggtggtggtggtgggatcTGCAGATGTCGGCGAGCCGGCTGGTTTTTGGTCATGCAGGTCGAAGATCCGGAGCTTCTTCTCAAATCCTCCCGTCGCAAGCATTCCGGATTGCTCAAAGGGGTAGGCGATGGCACGGAC is part of the Thermothielavioides terrestris NRRL 8126 chromosome 2, complete sequence genome and encodes:
- a CDS encoding SPT8-like protein — encoded protein: MDDDDYASSENEQDELMEEAEDLQAENEVEEDNEEEEEDQDEQDEPEPEPELQEGEQEADAEAEPFDDSQAPAGDSQAATGTNTTAAPTTPLTASRWRPVLRQEYIDASIYDIVPTMAAPQATSINAMAITPDLRYWLTGGSDGYIRKYNGMDTINGKQPLTVAQRHPFVDSVVKAGVLMSYWENEEPAPPNARPEDRILSPVYSLAVHSGALWLLSGLESGGINLQSVRYDEGKRIHCLRDGGHTNAVSVLRLAPDERSVLSGSWDKTVLDWDLDTGHIKRRFEGIGGQISAIELRPASGAPIPAEAGEVELKSDTLSADTQPRVNGFFTNGATDGAAGPGHASGSGAEATGDAPGSPEHESLFGSPAGSLFGDNDTMGGGGGGAFGDEDDEFSRAMDMDLHDHSGDFTMGDAEMSTAPALDVGTSAAADAPPPPQDGAALTQTDSHGDVSNSDTVTNGTIPDQPMDLSQAPTASEATQQQPVPSAPEQQTQQPSEPAPQPPASPSMVFNSAPPPPHADPTQTSASTFLSASIDGTIRIWDRRVPNPVARIHPRRGVPPWCMGACWSPDGNWLYAGRRNGTVEEFSLHKATSGWQPERALKFPAGSGAISCVRPMPNGRHLVCASHDILRLYDLRETSAFKHSKVPFIIIPGPPRAGVTADLYIDPTSRIMISIAGTRGWDGTSTEVMIGYEITVPREGGR